Proteins found in one Quercus robur chromosome 2, dhQueRobu3.1, whole genome shotgun sequence genomic segment:
- the LOC126713150 gene encoding 60S ribosomal protein L9-like — protein MKTIVSSDTMEIPDGVKIKVHAKVIEVEGPRGKLTRNFKHLNLDFQLLKDETTGKRTLKIEAWFGSRKTSAAIRTALSHVENLITGVTKGYRYKMRFVYAHFPINASITNSNRSIEIRNFLGEKKVRKVDMLEGVTILRSEKVKDELVLDGNDIELVSRSAALINQKCHVKNKDIRKFLDGIYVSEKDTIAVED, from the exons atgaaGACGATTGTATCTTCAGATACAATGGAGATCCCCGATGGGGTGAAGATAAAGGTGCACGCGAAGGTGATAGAGGTGGAGGGCCCACGCGGAAAGCTCACCCGCAATTTCAAGCACCTCAACCTCGATTTCCAGCTTCTGAAGGACGAGACCACAGGGAAGAGGACGCTGAAGATCGAGGCGTGGTTCGGGTCTAGGAAAACCTCGGCGGCGATTCGGACCGCACTGAGCCATGTGGAGAACCTGATCACCGGTGTGACCAAAGGGTACCGATACAAAATGAGATTTGTGTACGCCCATTTCCCCATTAACGCCTCCATCACCAACTCCAATCGCTCCATCGAGATCCGAAACTTTCTCGGCGAGAAAAAG GTTCGGAAAGTGGATATGCTTGAGGGTGTGACAATTCTTCGATCTGAGAAGGTGAAGGATGAGCTCGTTTTGGATGGAAATGATATCGAGCTTGTTTCACGCTCAGCTGCTCTTATCAACCAA AAATGCCACGTCAAGAACAAAGATATCCGCAAGTTTCTTGATGGCATCTATGTGAGTGAGAAAGACACAATTGCTGTGGAAGATTGA